A portion of the Tachysurus vachellii isolate PV-2020 chromosome 14, HZAU_Pvac_v1, whole genome shotgun sequence genome contains these proteins:
- the stpg1 gene encoding O(6)-methylguanine-induced apoptosis 2, producing the protein MGEGCVRADPGCMKFPGSSSIPTKYQTVIISNVEKKGFSSQAKRFTPSINENPGPGSYLSHKSADSCSPSYSMKGTGSFASKALRVSRKPQTHTSPAPNIYNLQSSLLRKHDFNRDVSRTFHLPIAVRTPNTHQKSPAPNQYNVCYSGVEVNSVVSAQAAFLSKTKRSDVCPSAAKGPSPCHYNVKDTVIQKSPIIPLSCFKSTSSRIQTSVRSEGPGPGSYSPYKTPEPVKRTIIPRRHYLGLSAPPLIPPKDPPLPGPGQYDIVNDTRPPKHLMASAVFLSNTHRQPHHTRGHGVPGPGSYEPDVPTKRSFLHNQANMWIPA; encoded by the exons ATGGGGGAGGGGTGTGTGAGAGCGGATCCTGGCT GTATGAAGTTTCCTGGTTCCTCCTCCATTCCGACCAAATACCAAACTGTGATCATCAGTAATGTGGAGAAGAAAGGCTTCAGCTCCCAGGCCAAGCGTTTCACACCCTCTATA AACGAGAATCCCGGCCCAGGCTCGTATTTGTCCCACAAGTCCGCTGACTCCTGCAGTCCGTCTTACTCCATGAAAGGAACCGGAAGCTTCGCGTCAA agGCTCTCAGAGTCAGCCGTAaaccacagacacatacatCTCCGGCCCCCAACATCTATAACCTGCAGAGCTCGCTGCTTCGAAAGCACGACTTCAACAGGGACGTTTCCAGAACCTTCCACCTGCCCATCGCTGTTCGGACTCCAAACACTCACCAGAAATCACCAGCACCAAACCAGTACAAC gtgtgttacagtggAGTGGAGGTGAACTCAGTCGTATCAGCTCAGGCTGCTTTTCTCTCTAAAACAAAACGCAGTGATGTTTGTCCTTCTGCAGCAAAAGGACCGTCTCCAT GTCACTACAACGTGAAGgacacagtgatacagaaaTCCCCTATAATACCGTTGTCCTGCTTCAAGTCCACTTCCTCCAGGATTCAGACTTCAGTAAGGAGTGAAGGCCCGGGTCCAGGATCGTACAGTCCTTATAAAACTCCAGAACCTGTCAAGAGGACCATCATACC gaGAAGGCATTACTTAGGCCTCTCAGCTCCTCCTCTGATTCCTCCTAAAGACCCCCCACTGCCTGGACCTGGTCAGTATGACATTGTGAACGACACCAGACCTCCTAAACACCTCATGGCCAGCGCTGTGTTCctgtccaacacacacagacagccacaccACACCAGAGGACATGGCGTGCCAGGGCCAG GCTCCTATGAGCCAGACGTCCCTACAAAGCGCTCGTTCCTACACAATCAAGCCAACATGTGGATCCCGGCGTAG